From the genome of Dermochelys coriacea isolate rDerCor1 chromosome 1, rDerCor1.pri.v4, whole genome shotgun sequence:
TCTCAGGAATGCAAGCGATTCGATCACCTGGACATATAGTGGCAATCTCTGTTTCATCTGTTTCACAAACTCCCCTCAAATTCAGAGTCATATGGTCCAGTTCTCAGAAACACATAGTTTCACAACTCTCATCATGAAGCTCGAGTAGAATGTCGTCAATTCCTGCAGCAGCTTTCCTGTATTAAAAATTTCCAACCGTAAGTTTTAATTTATTCTCCAGGCTTCAAGAAGGAGCGGACATAGAAAAATCAGGTATATTTCAGCACTGtacttattttcttctctttggctATCAGAAAGGTTGGATTCCGTTTGTCAAACGGAACAAGATACCGGTTCAAACAGGGTATAATGGAAAGCCAACTTGCTTCAGAAAACTGCTGTATCTTCTGTTGGTTTGAAAGTCATGGAAAGAACAAGTGGCAGGGTTTCTGGGGCTGAGAGCTGATAGATGACACTGAAAGAGATCAGGTGatggcgagagagagagagaacttagCAGCAGAGAGATCAGTACTTGGTGATACAGTGATAAGAGGTTAGGTGTGAGGAGCTTCTCAGACTTGAACTTCCACAGTGCTGAGCTCAGCCAAAGTAGGACCGAGCACCCTTGAATAACAAGATATACTTTCACCATCTTGTCACGAAGGCTTAAAATCAGTGGCACTGGGCAATCACATTCTGCAAGTGTACTTCTGCAATTTCTCATGAAACTCTAAGGTTTTGTCCCCATAAATGATAGGAttgaacatggggaggaggaggtaaTATAGTTTGGTCAAGATGATGTGAACATGGGGAGCAATTCCCTGACCAAACTGGTATGTCAcagtggagaagaggagggaccGATAAGACATCTTCATCACACCGATGTGGGCTGTGCAAGTGCTGAAAGATTTCTGATGGGCTTTCTTGGAGGATACTCTGAGGACAGGCCTGATGAACAGACCATAGGACAGGACAATAAGTGTCAGGTCTAACATGATGATTACAAATGCTATTACCAAACCATACATCCTGTTGACTGTGATGTCCCCACACGACATCTTTGCCACAGCCATGTGGTCACAGTACTTGTGGGGGATAATGCGATTGGCACAGAATGGCAGCCTgctcaggagcaggggcaggggcagaaggaaGAGAACAGCTCTTATCAAACCCACTAGCCCAAGCTTAGCTATTCGTGTATTGGTGACGACTTGGCATATCTCACAGGATTACATATGGTAACATATCGATCAAAGGCCACTGTCACAAGGACGGCTGAATGCATGACAGTACCCACATGAAGGAAGAACATCTGGGTGTGACAGCCTCCCACAGTAATACCtttcaaattgaaacaaaatatgcaCATTACCTTTGGCACGACGGAAGTAGATGTGCCGATTTGTGTGAGTGCCAGCATGGAGAGCAGCAGATACATCGGCTTGGGCAGAGTCTGCTCCTTGTCTCTAACATAGAGAAGCGTGAAATTTCCCAACAGGCCCATAATTTTGAAAACAGAGAAAGGGTTGGAAATCCAGACGTAAGCAGCTTCCAGGTCAGGGATGCCCATTAGAAAGAATGCTGAAGGATCAATGTGTGTGACGTTGGAAACTGCCATGAGGTGGTTCATGTGTCGATCAGGGTCAGAAATGATCAAGGTGCCCCTGAAGGACAGAGTGGAGTGGAGGTGGGTGGAGATGCGGGTGTTACACAATTTATAACAAACTTTATGGAAAATCTTTTATACTTATTACCAATCTAAAAAGGGGGTGTTGAGCAGTGAGGGTGCAAGGTATGCAGATAGCACAAGATTATTTAGGACGTAGTCAAATCCAGAGAAGTCCTCAGAGAGAGCTAACCAAGCCAGATGAATGGGCAGCATAATGGCAGATGAACTTTAAAGTCTAAGAAAAACATTGGCATCCAGGAGGAGAGGGATGGGAAAGCATACAGAAAACACCATGCCCTGAGATCAGTCAGGCAATGTTTCACCCTCCTCTGGACTCCTCTGTGTAGGGCTGGGAACCATACTCACATGGAAATTGCAGAACTAGAGGGGTTGAGGAAAGGGCAATAAATAGGCTCAAGGGCCAGAGGAAATTGTCATATGGAGAAAGGGTAAAAAGAGTGGGATTTTTACCTTACAAAGGAGATCAATTAGAGGGGAGATGTGAAAATCTATAACATACTGACTAGTAGAGAGTAGATTGAGAATGGGTTCTCCATGTCTCCTAATACAAGATCAAGAAGACATTCAATTAAAGTGAAACATGGCAAATTAGAAACCAATTAAAAAAGAGTGCTCTCTTGATTCAATGCCTAATTAAACTGAGGAACTAGTTGCAAAAAGAGGTAGGTGAGGCCATGGGCTAAGTGAGAATCAGGAAGGATTTGGACATTTACGTCGAGAGTGAAAGTATCCAGTTACAATAGTTAAAGCTGAAGACATATTTTGGAAAGCCTATACTCCAACATGCTTTAGGGCATAAGCCTATCTCCAGCTGTTAGGCATTAGGATGACAGAGTCAGGACAGATAAGTCATCTCCCTATCCACCTATTGCTTGGTGTCTTACCCCTTCTTCTGCAGCACCTGGGGCTTTCACTATCAGAGAGAGgaaattggactagatgaaccagaGGTCTGATCCACAATGCTATTCCTATGTTGGAAAGGAGCCACATTTCCCCCATAAAAAAAAGCTATAATCTGGATTGGTTATGACTTTGTACTCAACAGAATGAGCAGGAAGGCCAAAAGGCTATTGGTGTTTAGGGCTACAGGTCTGCACCTCTATTAcatcctgtcataaatataaagggaagggtaaccacttttctgctGACAGTGCTCTagaatccttcctggccagaggcaaagtccttttacctgtaaaggaagGTCCTTATACCTTCCAGTATAAGAAGCTCAGGTAAGCTGGCtgacacctgacccaaaatgaccaatgaggagacaagatactttcaaatttgaagtcggggggaaaggctttggtctgtctgtgtgatacctttacAGGGAATAAGTCAAGGATggaagccctccaactcctgtaaagttaataaataatctaactagaaaatgtgtttggttttctttgttttggcatgtgaaatttgctgtgctggtcGAAATGtgtgttcctgtttttgtgtctttttgtaacttaaggttttgcctagagggattctctatgttttcaatctgactgtctgtaagattatcttcccttctgatcttacagagttgttctcttatctgtttttcttcttctaataaagttctgttttttaagaatctgattgggtttttgggGTCCTAAAAAtgaaggctggtttgtgctcatcttgtttcttctcaagcctcccaggaaaggggtgtaaggacttggggggatattttggggaaagacgtcttcAAGTGTtctcttccctgattctttgttaaatcgcttGGTATTGGCAGATTACCAGGTTTTAACCTGAACTGGTAAGAATAGTTTAGGGGGCTTTCATGCtggtccccgcatctgtaccttagagttcagaggggcaagggaaccctgacacctccCTTGTTTCTTTTGGTGAGACACTTTCTTGCAGGCACCCAGCTTTGTCTGAGGGATAAATTACAGATGTTAACAGAAAAATGTAAGAAGAAACATGTGCCGGCAACTCAGCTGCTAACCCTTCTCATGCCTAAATATCAATgacgtttgcagatgacaaaaaaattgggggattgtaaataataaagaagacaggtcactgattcagagcaatctgtaTTGGTTGGTAAATAAGATCGAAGAAAACAATTTTGTAGATTTGGGGGTATGAAGGGATAATTAGCTAAACATGAATTTCCAGTGTGACCCTGTGGTCGAAAGAGccaatgtgatccttggatgatAACCACTGAAATCTAGAGGAGAGTTAGAGAAGTTAGTTTGCctttttatttggcactggtgtgactgcttcTTGAATCCTCTGTATCCTAGTTGTGGTGTCCCAGTTAAAGCTGGATGTTTATAcactgaagagggttcagagaagtgtCACAATAATTAATACAAATTAGAAAACaggccttatagtgatagactcaaagatcTGAATCTGTGTAGTTTAATCAagatggttaaggggtgacttgataacTTTCAGAAACAACATACACTGGGAACTAGTATTGAATAATAGGCTTTTCAGGCTAGCATGCTGAGGtgtaacagcaaaaagaaaaggagtacatgtgacaccttagagacgaacaaatttattggagcataagcttttgcaatAAGCTttcgcgatgaagtgagctgtaccccACTCAGACatattagaaaaggaaaaggtaGAGAAAAAGGGAACAATAATGATTCGGGGTCTAGAAcaacttccatctgaggagagactaaaaagtttAGGACGTTTTAGCTTGGAAAGGAGACAACTGAAAGGGGGTATGATAGTGACATCTAAATGGTGTGGAGATAGTGAATATGGATATCTTGTTTACTCCTTCAAATAAGAAAAGAACCGGGGTCAACCAAGAAATAATAGACAAAAgattgaaaacaaagaaaaaaaagtagtatACACATCACAGAAacaacctgtggaactaattggcaggggattttgtgaaggccaaatatGTAACAGGggtcaaaaagaactagataaatttatgcaGGATATGTCCATGAACGGTTGTTATCCAAGATATTCCATGATGCAccccccatgttctgggtgtcccagGCCCCTGACTGCCAGATGATGGCACTGGACAAAAAGAGATGGATCCCTCGATAAtagccctgttctgttctttcccgcTGAAGCCATAGTATTGGCCcctatcagaagacaggaccGGAGATATTGGGTAGAGTCATTTGCTTGCagatagctgggagcagcttacatgccagaggctgtgtgtgaacatccACGGAGTGGGGGTTCTTACAGCAttgcagggtaaggctggctcccagt
Proteins encoded in this window:
- the LOC119845527 gene encoding olfactory receptor 52K2-like: MNHLMAVSNVTHIDPSAFFLMGIPDLEAAYVWISNPFSVFKIMGLLGNFTLLYVRDKEQTLPKPMYLLLSMLALTQIGTSTSVVPKYCDHMAVAKMSCGDITVNRMYGLVIAFVIIMLDLTLIVLSYGLFIRPVLRVSSKKAHQKSFSTCTAHIGVMKMSYRSLLFSTVTYQFGQGIAPHVHIILTKLYYLLLPMFNPIIYGDKTLEFHEKLQKYTCRM